In Armatimonadota bacterium, one DNA window encodes the following:
- a CDS encoding amidase — translation MNPDVPFRSIVELPKLVETTSTGFSQSLTSIYLERLETLGVRHKAVVRVLRDQAMRDAKASDARRAAGKSRGPLEGIPFGLKDMFATKGLPTTWGSPAHQDQVFDFDATVLKRLRAAGAILIGKLAMIELAGGGNYNMAGASATGPCSSAHDTKRWAGGSSSGPGACTALGCVGFSIGSETWGSITYPSAFNGATGLRPTYGRVSRHGAMALAWSHDKIGPICRSAQDAELVYRAIAGYDPSDPASANVPVSGSSGRKRTKGRKLRIGILKEDFDGNFAPNCADAYKKALSTFMHLGYEIVSVAYPALPYGTAMEIIINAEGASAHENFLRSARIHMLPDKDQVAGFLATLEVRAADYLWALRFREEALKANEVWKKCDCIFTPTFYHAAPPIEGKFGDTWKCMGGDEGPANLLGWPAIAFPIGMDDWVVPPPKAESGVAPPPGGSAPAQSKIDPGVHGAASRALGFKPAPVGAQIIAPAFREDVCFEVAKAFQKATKFHLAKP, via the coding sequence ATGAATCCGGACGTTCCTTTCCGAAGCATCGTCGAGCTTCCCAAGCTCGTCGAAACCACAAGCACGGGCTTCAGCCAGAGCCTGACTTCGATCTATCTGGAGCGGCTGGAGACTCTTGGCGTACGGCACAAGGCCGTGGTTCGGGTGCTTCGGGACCAAGCCATGCGAGACGCCAAGGCTTCGGACGCGCGTCGTGCCGCCGGCAAGAGCCGCGGGCCGCTCGAGGGCATTCCCTTCGGTCTCAAGGACATGTTCGCGACCAAGGGACTTCCCACGACTTGGGGCTCTCCGGCGCACCAGGACCAGGTGTTCGATTTCGACGCCACCGTTCTCAAGCGGCTTCGCGCGGCCGGCGCGATCCTGATCGGCAAGCTCGCGATGATTGAGCTGGCCGGTGGCGGGAACTACAACATGGCAGGCGCTTCGGCGACCGGCCCATGCAGCTCGGCGCACGACACCAAGCGGTGGGCGGGCGGCAGCAGCAGCGGTCCTGGCGCGTGTACGGCTTTGGGGTGCGTCGGCTTTTCGATCGGCAGCGAGACCTGGGGGTCCATTACGTACCCGTCGGCTTTCAACGGAGCGACCGGCCTGCGCCCGACATACGGCCGGGTCAGCCGTCACGGCGCGATGGCGCTCGCGTGGAGCCACGACAAGATCGGGCCCATTTGCCGCAGCGCGCAGGACGCGGAACTCGTGTACCGGGCCATCGCGGGCTACGATCCGAGCGATCCTGCCTCGGCCAATGTCCCCGTCTCCGGATCCTCGGGTCGGAAGCGCACGAAGGGCCGCAAACTTCGCATTGGGATTCTCAAAGAGGACTTCGACGGCAACTTCGCCCCGAATTGCGCCGACGCCTACAAGAAGGCGCTCAGCACGTTCATGCACCTGGGCTACGAGATCGTTTCGGTCGCCTATCCCGCCCTACCCTACGGCACGGCGATGGAGATCATCATCAACGCGGAGGGCGCCAGCGCGCATGAGAATTTTCTTCGAAGCGCACGGATTCACATGCTCCCGGACAAGGATCAGGTCGCTGGGTTCCTCGCCACGCTCGAGGTGCGGGCCGCCGACTATCTTTGGGCGCTACGGTTTCGGGAAGAGGCGCTGAAGGCGAACGAGGTCTGGAAGAAGTGCGACTGTATTTTTACGCCGACCTTCTATCATGCCGCGCCACCGATCGAGGGCAAATTCGGCGACACGTGGAAGTGCATGGGTGGCGATGAGGGACCCGCCAACCTTCTCGGCTGGCCCGCGATCGCCTTCCCGATCGGCATGGACGATTGGGTGGTCCCGCCTCCTAAGGCTGAAAGCGGCGTAGCGCCCCCGCCAGGCGGCAGCGCTCCGGCTCAGTCCAAGATAGACCCTGGGGTTCACGGCGCTGCCTCAAGAGCCCTGGGGTTCAAGCCAGCGCCCGTCGGAGCGCAGATCATCGCACCTGCGTTTCGGGAGGATGTCTGCTTTGAGGTTGCGAAGGCGTTCCAGAAAGCCACCAAGTTCCACCTGGCGAAGCCATAG
- a CDS encoding fatty acid desaturase gives MSVVLDEPTRSIPNYRQQIRKALPEGYTKPHAANLWWFPVHFAFIGVSLYLLTNNFSWWLAPILSLVIGHSMSCLGFVAHELAHGSSIQSPFWRDALAWVAFSPLAIGPHLWKRWHNSDHHNNTNVEGIDPDHLFTIEDYKHNPVLKFLYRLSPLLRNIVIFSSFSYRMTQHSTGMLVTYLRSPKSTAGAKVTMLVQWAACYVLWIGGTLALGTQVFWWGYFVPLLILNAIVISYIATNHFLNPLADERDVLATSLTVTLPRGLEWLDVWHSRFGAHVAHHLFPQASSKYARQIENKASELFPDRYHSMPITTALRLLWNTPWVYEDRETLIDPRRQVRSKTLGTGLEVPKNPKRN, from the coding sequence ATGTCCGTCGTCCTCGATGAGCCCACCCGCTCAATTCCCAACTATCGTCAACAGATCCGCAAGGCGCTCCCGGAGGGCTACACCAAGCCGCACGCCGCAAACCTCTGGTGGTTCCCTGTTCATTTCGCCTTCATCGGCGTGTCGCTCTATTTGCTCACGAACAACTTTTCCTGGTGGCTAGCGCCGATTTTGTCGCTCGTCATTGGGCATTCCATGAGCTGTCTCGGATTCGTCGCTCATGAGCTGGCGCACGGAAGCAGCATCCAGAGCCCGTTCTGGCGGGACGCGCTCGCTTGGGTCGCTTTTTCGCCCTTGGCGATCGGCCCTCACCTTTGGAAGCGTTGGCACAATTCCGACCACCACAACAACACGAACGTCGAAGGAATTGACCCTGACCATTTGTTCACGATCGAGGACTACAAGCACAACCCGGTCCTGAAGTTTCTCTATCGCCTTTCGCCGCTGCTGAGAAACATCGTGATCTTTTCGAGCTTCTCCTACCGCATGACGCAGCATTCGACCGGCATGCTGGTGACGTACTTGAGGAGCCCGAAGTCCACGGCTGGCGCAAAAGTCACCATGCTCGTTCAATGGGCGGCTTGCTACGTACTGTGGATTGGCGGAACCTTGGCGCTGGGGACCCAGGTTTTCTGGTGGGGTTACTTTGTTCCGCTACTGATCCTGAATGCCATTGTCATCAGCTACATCGCCACCAACCACTTTTTGAACCCGCTCGCCGACGAGCGCGACGTGCTGGCCACGTCGCTCACAGTGACCTTGCCACGCGGCTTGGAGTGGCTGGACGTCTGGCACTCTCGTTTCGGAGCGCACGTGGCGCATCACCTCTTCCCGCAGGCTTCGTCGAAATACGCGCGGCAGATCGAAAACAAGGCCTCCGAGCTCTTTCCGGACCGCTACCATTCGATGCCCATCACAACGGCGCTCAGGCTGCTCTGGAACACCCCGTGGGTCTACGAGGACAGAGAAACGCTGATCGACCCGCGGCGGCAGGTGCGGTCGAAAACGTTAGGGACTGGTCTGGAAGTGCCGAAGAACCCAAAGAGGAATTAG